The genomic stretch GGTGGTCCGGCTCCTTCCGCATCCTCGTTACCGGGTGCGGGGCCGCGACATCTATCTGGATCTGCCGCTTGCTGCGTGGGAGGCGGCTCTTGGCGCGACGGTCGCGGTGGACACCCCGGGCGGGGAGGCGAAGGTCAAGGTGCCGCCGGGCACGTCCAGTGGGCGGTCGCTGCGGCTGCGGGGGCGGGGGATGCCGAACCCGCGCGGGCGGCCGGGGGACGTCTACGCGCAGGTCCGGATCATGGTGCCGCCGCACCCGAGTGAGGAGGAACGCCGGCTGTGGTCGGAACTGGCCCGGGTGTCCGGGTTCGACCCGCGTGCCCGTTCCAGTGGCGGCGCGCCCGGCCAGACGTCCGGCCAGACGTCCGGCCAGTCGTCCGGCCAGTCGTCTGGTCGGTCGTCTGCCCAGTCTGGCGGGTCGTCTGGTCGGTCGTCTGGGCGGTCGTCTGGCCGGTCTGGCGGGTCGTCTGGCCGGTCTGGCGGGTCGTC from Actinopolymorpha sp. NPDC004070 encodes the following:
- a CDS encoding J domain-containing protein translates to GEEVDLEDLLSGMFGGRAGRGRAGGWGGRGFGPIPGADQEAELPLSVEEAYRGGPRSVTLSGPGGTRQYDVNVPPGVTDGQRIRLAGQGGQGSDGAPPGDLYLVVRLLPHPRYRVRGRDIYLDLPLAAWEAALGATVAVDTPGGEAKVKVPPGTSSGRSLRLRGRGMPNPRGRPGDVYAQVRIMVPPHPSEEERRLWSELARVSGFDPRARSSGGAPGQTSGQTSGQSSGQSSGRSSAQSGGSSGRSSGRSSGRSGGSSGRSGGSSGRSGGSSGAGVGRR